CGCCGTCCGTGAATTAAATCCCATCGAGTCTTGTCTACTGCTGCTTAAGCTTCTCATGCATATCGTGTCACCGTCAAATCGCAACCACTATAAATACAAATCGGGCGTGtgttgtattattattattattatcatatCGATTCGTGCTAGCTGCTACACACGAGTACACGACACGACCCTTAGAACAGCGTACACCATCATCCACCGGGATACGTGCGTCGACCACAAGCAGCAGCTAGCCAGCAGCAACGCCTACCGCGCGCGCGACCGCAATGTCCATGATCAGAAGGCCGTCCACTGAGACGCTGGCAATGGCGGACGTCGACTGGGCGCGGTACGACGACCGCGCCTTCCACGACGACGACCAGGACACGCCGCCGGAGCACCTGCGCGCCTTCGAGGCCTTCGTTGAGACGGTGGTGCCGCTGGACATGGTGCTGGCGTTCGGGCGCGAGCAGAGCACGAGGGCCCGGCGCCCAGGCCACGGCCGGGAGGACGACGTCAAGGAGAAGCTCAAGCTCTGGGCCAAAGCCGTGGCCGCCAAGGCGAGACGACAATACATCACCAAACAGGACAACGACGACCAGAATGCCTGAATGCACAGTGTCTGCTAGGGCATATATGCTTGTTTTAAAACAAGCATTCTAAGCATTTTCTAACTGTTTTGATCAAATCCAGCTCTTTGTTTTTTACTAGATAGATCGATGGCAGTCTCTCGGTCCTTCCAGCAGCTAACCGGATCTTTAATGTATTTTCAAGTTTGCTCGTAGATCTCTTGCTTAATTAGGGTTAATTTCCATCTAAAGAGAGGCATATTGGTTGTAATTTTATTATAATAATAATATCAGTTTACGGCAATTTTCTGCACAATTCGTTGGAGTATGTGCAGGCGCACATATATAATTCTCTAGTTATTTTTTCGTTATTTGTTGCTTTTAAAAAATCACTCTCATAAGTGGTTGCAGAAACCACAAATATAACACGTCAACTATTTGTAATGAGTGGATTGACATTAACAAAGAACCTTCCAAAGTAAACAACAAGCGCAGAATCAAGTTAGCCTACTCCATGCAAGACAAGTAGAGGGAACGCTACAATATCGGTATAAAATTGGAATAAAAATAACTGACAACCACACAATTAATTACAGTATAAAATTGATAAGTTCCAAAATTCCTTCAACTCGCTCACCCCTTGTTTATTACATTTTCTTTTCATTGTTCACAAGAAAACCACATCTTTCCCGCCGCACGGCCGCCAGACCACCACCACCATCTAGCACCCACAAACACGCTCGcaggtataggtgtacattcgggtcgCCCGGCCCAGTCCGGCCCGGTCCAAGCCCGAAAAGacccgtattgtttgaatttcagcccggcccgtttgaatttcgggccgtacCGGGCCGGACCATGGGCCTAACCCTTGGCACATggcccggcccgtaattgcttaaacgtgtcgggctcatttcgggcggtccgaaattataaaagcccgaaatttaATTTTTAGCCTGAAATTCGATTTTTGGCctgaaattcagtttttggcccaaaattcacattagagccctaaattcaaaaaaataataaaacaaataaaagataagagaaataaatttgaacaaaatcaaacttaatttttgtattaaagttaccacagctacgcaatgactacctcgtttataaatcattttgttagaaggaaaaagagtataatcagctctatacaaagttcgtaagttcagtttattgtctaatgttcataagaaaagtaaaattacatcacacactctaattcaaagctataaaaaacatctaactagcattatctctagctttgtgttctttatcaagtatatgaaagtgtataatgaagtgtggttttaataaatatatgggccttttcgtgcctctacatgggccatttcgtgcctgccttaaacgggtcgtgctcgtgcccgcccatgggccgtgacctcggcccaaacccggcccgatataacgGGTCGTGCCGGCCCAGCACTAAATTATTTTGGAtcgggccgtgcctgggccgtgctttttttccgtgcttcgggccggcccatcaggcccggcccaaatgtacacctatactcgCAGGCCGCTCTCACCTTCCCCAAGATTAGACCTCGCCGCGCTCGTCTCGCCACGGTGGTGCAAATGCACGCCACTGCTTAGGCACTGCTTAAGTCTTGTTCGTTTACACCAATTCAGCTCTGAATTAGCatggattggaattaaatccatACCATAATCCATACCCTAAAATAATCCAAGTCTACTCGAtttttttattcggttaaacccATCATGGATTATAAACCAAGGATTTGAgaattttttaaactatggaaTTTATGGATTATATCCATAGCTaattaggtatggaacaaatccataaagatattgcacaagtttttattagaatccatggatcaaaagaataGCTAGCTTTGAGAGATACATAGATTAAATGGTGGATTTAATTCTACCATGGGATTGGGTGTAACATATGGATTCACCCAATCCAAACTTGGATTAAAtccatggtgggatttattcctttGTAACTGAACAAGGCCTTACGGGGGACCGCGTACGGCTAGGCAATCGCCATGGAAGCTCGCCTGCTCCATGACTTCTGCTCCAAAGCCGTCCCAGGTTCCGTCGTTCCATCCTGCTCTCTCGCATCTAGAGATGACAACGGAACCCGATCCTTGATTCCCCGCGGGAAATTCCTCCATTAGTGAATGTGGATAGGGATGGAGAAGAAACTTCCCCCACGGGGATATAAACGGGGAAAAATTATCCCCGACGGGTAAACAGGGATGAGGACGGGGAATCATTCCTCATCCCCGTTCCCCgtggggacccgttaaacttgcaTGTGACTATGTTTTTATGTACTAGTTAACGACAAAAATATATAATTACATTGTCAAGAGACTACTAATTGTACAAATGTGTTCATTTTGATGTATGCATAATGATTACTTACATCTGACGATGtgtataagtgacattgtttaacATTAATAACAATTTCTTGCGCGACCCACCTAACTTCCACCTGCTTCGATTTGGCCCACTCTCCCTCTTGCGCGACCCGCTTCAACATCTTCCTCATCTCCAACATGCTCAATTTCTTGTTCACGGCTCCGCCCCGGGCGCCTACCGGCGTCTTGCGTCTGCCCCCACGTTTTCTCGGCTTTGGATGCCTCCAAGGCGATCGCCGCGTTCGTCAGGGCTCGCCTCGCGGTTCCCTTCACCTGTACTCCCATGTTTTCTCCTACACTTGTCCCTGGAAGTGGCGTCTGCTGCTGTGGCCCAGCTGGAAGACGATGGAGACAAAAACTATGCGGGCCTAAAAATTCAAACTCGCCTTCTTCCCGCGCCAGCGTGTCACATGAGTCGAGGAACTAGACGTTGCCCGACTGTGGGCACCACACGACAACCCGGGCCTTTCTTCTCTCGGGATCATCAGACTACAACTACATGTGTCGCCCATGTTTTCTGgatagttgaaagtcgcctagagggggagaggtgaataggcgaaacatgaaaattataaactttgaacacacactttgcccggggttagggttagaaataaattcagagtgcggaagatcgctcctcttgctatgagttgtttaatcaatgcggataactttaagagcaaactcaaaacaatatgagcaagggaaattTAGAGAGAGGAGTggggagaaacaaatcgagtgatgaagatcaacacaaaagaacatgatgatttgtttcctGATGTTCGATttgaaagaacctactccccgttgaggaggccacaaaggccgggtataTTCcagcctttccctctctcaatcggtcacttagaccagtcgagtgcttcttcttaattacacgggtcactaagaccacacaaggatcaccacacaattaggtgtctctcgcttgctttacaaaacacttgagaagtttagagtgagaagtgaaagggaaatgtgcccttgggccatttctaagtattttggtgatcaagtgccaacacaaatggattAAGTGTGAAATTATGCCAAATagtggaagaagtgcaaatcaacacaaaggtatgattctagacttagtacattggtttttgtgtactaacatatttgtctaagtgctagaatcagagaaaagacaaaaggaaaaagagttggctgtgtacagtcaactgctgttcagtctgggtgcaccggacagtgtccggtgcgccaggctagctctggtgaaaaggctgctctcgggaattcgtcggtggcgtacggctaaaaatcagcggactgtccggtgagccaacggtcgactgcgccaacggtcgaccgcgcaatccgcgcgtgacgtgtggccgagccaacggtctgatgggtggcaccggactgtccggtgcgccaacggctccaaatcttcaacggtcggctacaCCAGCataggaaagcaatcagcaccggcacccgacagaaggcaaggatagccttcctggattgctctcaacggctcctagctgccttggggctattaaagggacccctaggcgcatggaggagtacaccaagcattctttgatcatctctaagcaccaagtcttcattctagcgcgtttgattccttgtgatagcaatttgagctccttttgagttgagaacttcgtgtgtgaacttagagctcaagttgtgactagtgtgcgtgttcgAGCTATTGTTTTTTAGACTTGTGTGTGGGTTGCTTTTCCatcccttacatccgtgcttctttgagatcatcatttgtaagggcgagaggctccaagttgtggagattccacgcgaacgggatatagtgaaagaaagaaacaccatggtattcaagtggatccttggatcacttgaaaggggttgagtgcaaccctcgtccattgggacgccacaacgtggagtaggcaagtgttgtacttggccaaaccacgggataactcgcgtgtcttttgtgattgcttttctgtggtacttgtgttcacaagagcttgctatttagcctactaacacttaaccaagttttgtggctataagtttcaagtttttacaggatcacctattcacccccctctaggtgctctcaattggtatctgaaagggaattaggcttacacctagttcctaattgattttggtgattgaatttctcaacacaaataattggactaactagtttgctctagtgtataagttatacaggtgtcaaaggttcacacttagccaataaaaagaccaagaattgggttcaacaaagagagcaagggataaccgaaggcacctctggtctggcgcaccggactgtccgatgcaccaccggacagtgtccggtgcaccaccggacagtgttcggtgcaccagaggactccaagtcaaactcgtcaccttcgggaaaatccagaggcgctccgctataattcaccggactgtccggtgtacaccggacagtgtccggtgccccagggaagagcgactgtggaactcgccagcttcgagaatttgctccgctataattcaccggacgtgtccggtgtacaccggactgtccggtgagccagcggagcaacgactacttcgcaccaacggtcacctgtaggcgcatttaatgcgcgctagaagcgcgcagaagtcaggcacgcgcgcgctggcacaccggacactctacagtacatgtccggtgtgccaccggacatccaggcgggcctagaagacagagctccaacggtcggaacccaacggccttggtgacgtggctggcgcaccggacatgtccggtgtgcaccggactgtccggtgcaccatgcgacagacagccccaccaaacggctagtttggtggttggggctataaatacccccaaccaccccacattcaaatcattcaagttttccaccttccaactacttacaagagctctagcattcaattctagacacactcaaagtgatcaaatcctctcccaattccacccaaggctttagtgactagtgagagagatttgttgtgttcttttgagctcttgcgcttggattgctttcttcttcctttgattcttcattgcgatcaaactcacttgtaattgaggcaagagacaccaatcttgtggtggtccttgtgggaactttgtgttccaagtgattgagaagaaaagctcactcggtccgagggatcatttgagagagggaaagggttgaaagagacccggtctttgtgaccacctcaacggggagtaggtttgcaagaaccgaacctcggtaaaacaaatccacgtgtctcactccttatccgcttgcgatttgttttgcaccctctctcgcggactcgattatatttctaaacgctaacccggcttgtagttgtgattatttttgagaatttcagtttcgccctattcaccccccctctaggcgactttcaattggtatcagagcccggtgcttcattagagcctaaccgctcgaagtgatgtcgggagatcacgccaagaaggagatggagaccggcgaaaagcccactacaagcaacgagaaagctctatcaggagagtcccacaacaaggagaagaagaaggagaagaagaaggaaaagaagacttcttctcacaagtcgcatcggagtggcgacaaaataaagaagatgaggaaggtggtctactacgag
This portion of the Zea mays cultivar B73 chromosome 2, Zm-B73-REFERENCE-NAM-5.0, whole genome shotgun sequence genome encodes:
- the LOC100277746 gene encoding uncharacterized protein LOC100277746, with translation MSMIRRPSTETLAMADVDWARYDDRAFHDDDQDTPPEHLRAFEAFVETVVPLDMVLAFGREQSTRARRPGHGREDDVKEKLKLWAKAVAAKARRQYITKQDNDDQNA